The following DNA comes from Pongo pygmaeus isolate AG05252 chromosome 9, NHGRI_mPonPyg2-v2.0_pri, whole genome shotgun sequence.
tggagtgcaatggcatgatctcggctcactggaacctctgcctcctgggttcaagcgattctcctgcctcagcctcctgagtagctggaattacaggcacctgccaccacgcccggctaattttttgtatttttagtagagagaggattttaccatgttggccaggttggttttgaactcctgacctcaggtgatccatttgtcttgacctcctaaagtgctgagattacaagcgtgagccaccacatccagccgtATCTTCATTTCTTTAGAGTCTGTTCCTGGtgctttattttgttcattagtGGCAACATGTTTCCTTGATTGTTCTTGATCCTCATGGCTATGCATTGGTATCTGTGCATTTGAAGAAGCAGGGACTTATGCTGGTGAATGGTTTTTGCATTCTGGCTTTGTCTGAAAAAGCCATTCACCAGTCAGCCTGCCCAGAGATTCTGGGTAGGCCATTTGGTGTGATCTGCAGGTGATCTTGCTGGTAGAGTCCTTAGGCAGGGTGGCCTGGTGCTGAGTCCATGGGGTTGGGGTTGAAGCCTGGATCCACTGGGGTGTACCTGTTGATTGGATCCTCAGGCATGGACCTGGAGCTTGTATCTTGTGCAGAGAGGCTATCCCAAAGCCTAGGTCCACAAGGGCTGAGCTGAGGCTGGACTGGGCCTTGAGCCTGGGTCTTCAGAGATTGGCCAGGTGCTAGGATGAACCTGGTGCCCGGGTGCACTGAAATGGGCCTGGAGGCTGAGTCTGATGGATGTGTCTGAAGGCTAGGTCCATTAGGGCTGGCTTGGGTCCTGGGGCCACAGGCCCCAGCCTAGAACCTAGGTCCATAGGGGCAGTCCTGGGGTTCTGAGGGCCGGCCCAATGCTGGGGTCTACTGGGTTGGCCTAGACCCAGGGTCTGCTGGATTGTGGGAATGCAGGGGCCAACCTGAAGGTGGGGGTGGTCATAGAGACTAGCCTGGTACTGGGCAGGCCTGGAGCCTGTGTCTGCAGGCTCCAATTTGGGTTCCAATTGGGGTGCCAATTTGCCACTGGGCTACTTGGGCAGACCTGGCTCTGGTTTTGTCTGGAACCTAGGGTGGGACTGGATTCTGGGGCCATAGATGCTGGTCTGATGCTGGGTGGGCCCGGAGTCTGTATCTGCAGGGGCTAGCATGGAGACTGGGTCTGTGGGTGCAGGCATTATGACTAGGGATGCAGAGCTGGAGTGAGGCCTGGTGTTGGGGTAGGCTGAGAGCCTGAGTCTGGGTGACCTTCCCTCTTAAAGCAGATGGTCATGAAAATTCAAAGGTAGGCTTTGTTCTAggtgtgggaagtcagggacatGCCAGCAAATGGACTTCTTTTAAGCATTCAGTGGCTGGGAGCTGACTAGCAAGCAGCTTCTCCAGCTCCTATCCTTGACCATGGAGGCTGAGGGTCTTGGGTTAGCTAAGCTCCACTTTACCTAGCATTCCATCCACAGTAAGTTAAGCCTTGGAATAAAGACTGCATTGGCAAAATTCTTAACATGCTACTGTGAGTGCTGGTGAGGGTGTCATAAGATGGACAGTCTTTATATCACTGGTAGGATTGAAAATTTATACCACTCTTCTGGAAAGTAATTTGGCAGAGTACAAAAAAGGCTTTTAAAATGTCCATTCCGTTTGGTCTAGTTTTCATATTTATAGAAGTCTATCTTAAAGAACTAGGGAAGTGGACATAGATTTATATTAAGAAATCTTAACTTGTATACTACTTATAATAggggaaaactggaaagaatctaAATGTCCTAGAAAAGAGGACTAGTAAATCATGTCAGTTATGGAGCTATATGATGAGATATTTTGCAGCCAACTTTCAAATGCCTAATGACATGGAGAGATGCTCATGATATAATGTTGAATTGAAAAACATCAGGATATAACCTTTTATACACAAATAtgatccttctttttaaaaagggggaataagaaaatacatgttggccgggcgcggtggctcacacctgtaatcccagcactttgggagactgaggtgggtggatcacctgaggtcaggagtttgagaccagcctggccaacatggtgaaaccccgtctctactaaaaatacaaaaaattagctaggtgtggtggcatgcacctgtaatcccagctactcaggaggctgaggcaggagaatcacttgaatcggggaggcggaggttgcagtgaactgagattgcaccactgcactccagcctgggcagatgacagagcgagactctgtctcaaaaaaaaaaaaaaaaaaaaaagaaaagaaaagaaaatacatgtgtatatatggtttaaaaaaagaccagaaaaaaagcaaattattatgagtgaagatattatgggtgatttgtgttttcttttttaaattagcctgtatttttttcaaattttctacaaaTGAGTCTGTATGATATTTATAGTCAGAAAAAGCAGTAAACGTAGAAATGTCTCCACACACACCCTACATTGCACCAAAAAAGACTTATTTGTCACAGTTGTAGGCAAAAAATGGTTTACGTTAGGGTTGAATTTGCCAATTATCATAATGGGCAAATGGGTTCTGAATCCTCCAGCTTTCTGTACTGTATCGTGATCACAGCCGCTGGTGCCAGTACTGGTGTGTGAGCTCCAGCACGGCCCATCTGCTGCTCAGGCTTGCTTGGCTGACAcagatttatttcatttagtttgaTAATTTGGCAacagtttctcttttctcattatCCTAGCTGGGATTCAGTACCAGTGTTACTCATTTTGTTTGCcagtttgttgttttcttttgttccatTTTGTGAAGATGAAGAAGCCAACAACAGGAATTCTGTCTTCCGAAAATGCAGTGCTTGTCCTTCGGGATCTTGGGAATGTCTTGCTAAAGTGCTCTCTATTTTTGACACTTGCAAGCCATTTCAATTGTTTGGATAAATAGAAAGCTTCATGGTGTATTTTTCAAAGAGCTtagcattcctttcctctccccactcCACCAAGGAAGATTTGGAAATTGTtccaaatagaaattataaacatTAGCCTGGAGCTGTGCTGTCTCTGTCTGGTTTtgatgctttttttgttttaactaaaGGCTCATGTTGTTTGTTTAATCTTCATCAGTACTGCAAAAACATGTGGTATAAGACTTAACTGTGCCCCAAGCACCCTACACATAAGAAGGGATTTTCATCTGAATTAGTTTGTATTTCAAAGAGCACTGGGATAGCCAGATTGCTAAGAATTTGCTCAAGTAAAACTTTAGAACTATTGGAATCTTAGAGATGTCTTGAATGGATTTGTTAGGATAGGATGGCTGCTGCCTGAGAATCCTCTTTGAACCTgacacgatttttttttttttttgaggagacaTTCTTTGTAATACATTGTGCTACTTTTCTCTCTAGGTTACCCTGAAGAGACTTACCCAATTTATGACCTTTCAGACTGTATCAAGCATAGGCAAGAAACAATCTTGGTGGATTACCCTGACCCAAAAGAACTTTCTGCTGAAGAAATAGCTGAAAGAGTGGGAATGATAGAAGAGGAAGAATCAGATCATTTGGGTTGGGAAAGTCTGCCCACTGACCCCAGAGCCCAGGAAGATAATTCTGTTACCTCGTGTGATCCAAAGCCAGAAACATGTTCCTGCTGTTTTCATGAAGACGAGGATCCTGCTGTCTTGGCAGAGAATGCTGGATTCAGTGCAGATAGCTACCCTGAGCAAGAGGAAACCACCAAAGAAGAGTGGTCCCAAGACTTTAAAGATGAAGGGTTGGGCATCAGCACCGATAAAGCATATACAGGCAGCATGCTGAGGAAGCGTAACCTCCAGGGTTtagagtgaaaaaagccagtctgaAGTATCCATTACTCAAGTCCCAAGGTGACCTCTCTCTCCTCAGATTTCCTTCTTGGCCCTGTGCCCTGCATTTTCTTCACTGTGTTCAAGTGTCATAGCTATCAGGTCACTATCATGGATATCATGTATCCTTCCTGGTGCTCACACACCTGTCACCTTGTAAAACACAGACATTAGTGTGAACACAGGACAGCTTCgctctttctcttcctgccttTCCTCTATCAGAGAAGTTGATCCATTAAGTAATTATGTTTGATCTATTGTAATTACAGATGGGACCACTCAGGGGCAAAGGTCTGACTCTTCCTGGTAGGTGTAACAGATAGTTCACCTGTGAACGAACATCAGCTTACAGATGATGAGGACTTAAGGTTGCAAGAATGAAGATTTCAGACTCCAAGATGCCTTATTCTTTGGGCCTTGAGCAGGTTAGTAGTACCCTGGTGAGAAGAGAACATTTTATTTGTGGGGCTGATGGGCCCAGAGCAGGGTAAGACTCTGCTGTCTAAGCTGAAGCCTCTTCCTTGCAGCGAGGGTCTTCCCAGGAACATTGATGCTGCCTCAGACATGCTCTTTTCTCCAGAGTAGGGAAGACTCCCACTGATCTGAGAATGAGCCCAGAGGCTTGTTTGGGGACTGTTGTACTCTGATACTACCTGGATATCTAGCTTCCTTTACCCCCATTCTGCTCAACAGAACTGCCAAGCCCAGAAGTACCTTTGCACTCCTGGTTTTCAGTGGACAGAGGAAGCTTTAGATA
Coding sequences within:
- the RIC3 gene encoding protein RIC-3 isoform X4; translated protein: MQLLTILSQLGPGFKSIQTDHSDVYIHCLGVFTTKRLDCLIFLSRAQTVTSDQEKRLLHQLREITRVMKEGKFIDRFSPEKEAEEAPYMEDWEGYPEETYPIYDLSDCIKHRQETILVDYPDPKELSAEEIAERVGMIEEEESDHLGWESLPTDPRAQEDNSVTSCDPKPETCSCCFHEDEDPAVLAENAGFSADSYPEQEETTKEEWSQDFKDEGLGISTDKAYTGSMLRKRNLQGLE